Proteins from a genomic interval of Syntrophorhabdales bacterium:
- a CDS encoding M24 family metallopeptidase, with translation MKLNSTLVESIRQPISTAELERRWAVTRKAMATQGIDCLVMQNSNQYLGGYVRWFTDIPAQEGYPVTVIFPVDDEMTMITSGGAPLPPGPPEWAVRGVRERIGRPYFRTLNYTNTMDAEAVVSQLKARGAKKVGIVAKGSMSAPTYEYIQQNRGQMEIVEVSDLIDPIKAVKSPEELELIKKTAAIQDAAMAAIPAIVRPGKKEYEIISAAIHMLMDMGSEEQLLMIGSAPPGKPTGQRSDYYTNRTLEPGDQLFLMIEVNGPGGFYAELGRTFCLGEPPKELLDVWEVAKEAQRRTVERLIAGARPADLLKAHNEFMTGKGFGAEGRLFGHGQGYDLVERPALRADENMPLATNMNIVVHPIAVTDKAYGFCCDNYIVGDRKAMPIHKTPQEVLVL, from the coding sequence GTGAAGCTCAATTCAACACTTGTTGAGAGTATACGCCAACCGATCTCCACGGCTGAACTGGAGCGGCGATGGGCCGTAACTAGAAAAGCCATGGCCACGCAAGGCATCGATTGCCTCGTGATGCAGAACAGTAATCAATACCTTGGCGGCTACGTACGCTGGTTCACCGATATTCCTGCCCAGGAGGGTTACCCCGTAACCGTGATCTTTCCCGTCGATGACGAGATGACGATGATCACGAGTGGTGGAGCCCCCCTGCCGCCCGGTCCGCCCGAGTGGGCTGTGCGGGGAGTCAGGGAGAGAATCGGCCGACCCTATTTCCGGACGCTCAACTACACCAACACCATGGACGCCGAGGCAGTGGTCAGTCAACTGAAAGCCCGCGGCGCAAAGAAAGTTGGGATCGTGGCCAAAGGTTCCATGTCGGCCCCGACCTACGAGTACATCCAACAGAATCGCGGGCAGATGGAGATCGTAGAAGTCTCGGATCTGATTGATCCGATCAAGGCAGTGAAGAGCCCAGAAGAACTGGAACTGATCAAGAAGACAGCAGCCATCCAGGATGCTGCTATGGCTGCGATACCAGCCATTGTGAGGCCTGGCAAGAAAGAGTACGAAATAATTTCAGCCGCCATCCACATGCTGATGGATATGGGCAGCGAAGAACAACTGCTGATGATCGGTTCTGCTCCTCCCGGCAAGCCTACGGGTCAGAGGAGCGACTACTACACCAACCGGACGCTAGAGCCAGGGGATCAGCTTTTTCTCATGATCGAGGTGAACGGGCCGGGTGGCTTTTACGCCGAACTGGGCAGAACGTTCTGCCTGGGGGAGCCGCCTAAAGAACTGCTCGATGTGTGGGAAGTTGCCAAGGAGGCGCAGCGCCGCACAGTAGAACGCCTGATCGCGGGTGCCAGGCCTGCTGATCTGCTCAAGGCTCACAATGAGTTTATGACCGGCAAGGGTTTTGGTGCCGAAGGGAGGCTTTTTGGGCACGGCCAGGGTTATGACCTGGTGGAGAGGCCCGCCCTGCGGGCAGATGAGAACATGCCACTTGCTACCAACATGAACATTGTAGTTCATCCCATCGCGGTGACGGACAAAGCGTATGGCTTCTGCTGTGACAACTACATCGTTGGCGACAGGAAAGCCATGCCGATTCACAAGACGCCACAAGAAGTCCTGGTACTGTAG
- a CDS encoding molybdopterin-dependent oxidoreductase, with amino-acid sequence MSSKRSSYEEIMGGLKPPEGWAELSPYKWKQVEPGSEGEKKTLFGLCRACMQGDCATLVHLEDGVVVKVEGNTGAPPNWGTLCPKGNAEIMALYNPYRIKAPMIRTNPEKGLDVDPKWKEVSWDEALDYAAEGLKKVREKDRRGLVICEGWGQRDTILRGPFGKAFGTPNETGSHGALCTVHFPSGLVHSGYPVAIVDLEYCQYHITMGRSLGPNFGAVPGMRRFARAIERGMKLVVVDPRSSYEASKGEWVPIRPGTDLAFLLAMAHVMLHEIKVFDVWFLKNRTNAPYLIDAQGEYCRNPQTGKPMMWDPVDNRSKPYNAEFKEIALEGSFTVNGAACSTGFTLVKAAYAQYTPEWAEEITTVPAANVRRLAREFVEHARIGSTIEIDGFTFPFRPVSLNVERNVTNRRGGTYADFVGKIINLLVGNIEVPGGCLSCSIRGPIMGPTEDGTSAPRYEAIPRPFAFPPEHATLQEFYPHQHTAPHLVLNSILHPEECYLPYRVDAWLSVGGNPIRQNAQPEKYVEGFKKLSFVVSVAFHMDEPAILSDVLLPEHSALERLRVVPFYLQHQSIDDEVNGLKMVQLREPVPTLFNTKNADDIFMELADRLGILYGEGGLYDCLNNGLDWVDKEDGLNMNGEWKLDLNRRYSLEEIFDRQIRGWPYGGGKGLKELREKGYIEYWKQRKEFYLYYYFPDNKTRHPFYLMGLKEVGDRLKKNLLEHKISFPMIDDMDYILDLYQPIPHWVETSEFRAPAEGYDLWAINWKTPYIANDAGNLTGNPWLAEVYAKDPWESVILLNPATASRKKLKDGETVVVESRYGRIEGRLKVSELFHPDTVGIGGSYGLGTCQSNPLNCLGPNFNALLSIDPRTFDGVSAGQDTAPAVKVYRKEGRR; translated from the coding sequence ATGAGCAGTAAGCGATCTTCATACGAAGAGATCATGGGCGGGTTGAAGCCGCCCGAAGGCTGGGCTGAGCTTTCTCCTTACAAGTGGAAGCAGGTCGAGCCGGGTTCCGAGGGAGAGAAGAAGACGCTCTTCGGCCTCTGCCGTGCGTGTATGCAGGGAGATTGCGCCACGCTCGTGCATCTGGAGGACGGTGTGGTGGTTAAGGTGGAAGGCAATACAGGAGCGCCACCCAACTGGGGAACGCTCTGTCCCAAAGGGAACGCCGAGATCATGGCACTCTACAACCCCTACCGCATTAAAGCTCCCATGATCAGGACCAACCCGGAAAAAGGTCTCGATGTCGACCCGAAATGGAAAGAGGTCTCGTGGGATGAAGCCCTGGACTATGCAGCCGAGGGTTTGAAAAAGGTGAGGGAGAAAGATCGGAGAGGATTGGTGATCTGTGAGGGTTGGGGACAGCGGGACACGATCCTGCGCGGTCCGTTTGGCAAAGCATTCGGAACGCCGAATGAAACAGGTTCTCACGGAGCCTTGTGCACGGTCCATTTTCCGTCAGGTCTTGTTCATTCCGGATATCCGGTTGCTATTGTTGACCTGGAGTATTGCCAGTACCATATAACCATGGGTCGCTCTCTGGGGCCGAATTTCGGTGCTGTGCCGGGCATGCGCCGTTTCGCCAGGGCTATCGAGAGAGGAATGAAGCTCGTTGTGGTTGATCCCAGAAGCTCTTACGAGGCGTCAAAGGGCGAATGGGTTCCCATAAGGCCCGGAACAGACCTGGCATTTCTGCTGGCCATGGCGCATGTCATGTTGCACGAGATCAAAGTTTTCGACGTCTGGTTTCTCAAGAACCGCACCAACGCTCCCTACCTGATCGACGCGCAAGGTGAGTATTGCAGGAATCCGCAAACTGGCAAGCCCATGATGTGGGATCCGGTTGACAACAGGTCAAAGCCTTACAATGCCGAATTCAAAGAGATCGCCCTCGAAGGCTCTTTCACGGTGAACGGTGCGGCCTGCAGTACCGGCTTCACACTGGTAAAGGCAGCGTACGCGCAATATACACCTGAATGGGCCGAAGAGATCACCACGGTCCCGGCTGCGAACGTGCGGCGGCTGGCCAGGGAATTCGTGGAGCACGCCCGCATCGGCAGCACGATCGAGATCGACGGCTTCACCTTTCCCTTCCGGCCGGTCTCACTCAACGTGGAGCGCAACGTCACAAACCGGCGTGGAGGAACGTATGCGGACTTCGTCGGAAAGATCATAAACCTGCTAGTGGGCAATATCGAAGTGCCGGGAGGATGTCTGAGTTGCAGTATACGCGGTCCCATTATGGGCCCGACGGAAGACGGCACATCGGCACCGCGGTACGAGGCGATACCAAGGCCTTTCGCATTTCCTCCTGAGCACGCGACCCTGCAGGAGTTCTACCCCCATCAGCACACGGCACCACACTTGGTGCTCAATTCTATTCTCCACCCCGAGGAATGCTATCTTCCCTACAGGGTGGATGCGTGGCTGTCGGTGGGTGGAAACCCTATCCGGCAAAACGCACAGCCGGAAAAATACGTGGAGGGATTCAAGAAACTCTCTTTTGTGGTAAGCGTCGCCTTCCACATGGACGAGCCTGCAATTCTTTCTGACGTGCTTCTTCCCGAGCACAGCGCCCTGGAAAGGTTACGAGTAGTGCCCTTTTATCTCCAGCATCAATCGATTGATGATGAAGTGAACGGGTTGAAGATGGTCCAGTTGAGAGAACCGGTGCCGACTCTTTTCAATACAAAGAATGCAGACGACATCTTCATGGAGTTGGCCGATCGCCTCGGTATTCTCTATGGCGAAGGCGGGCTCTATGACTGTCTGAATAATGGGTTGGACTGGGTGGATAAAGAAGACGGGCTCAACATGAACGGCGAGTGGAAGCTCGATCTCAACCGGAGATATTCGTTGGAGGAGATCTTCGATCGCCAGATACGCGGTTGGCCGTACGGCGGCGGCAAGGGTCTTAAGGAACTTCGAGAAAAAGGATACATCGAATACTGGAAACAAAGAAAAGAGTTTTACCTCTACTACTATTTCCCGGACAACAAGACTCGGCACCCTTTTTATCTGATGGGCCTCAAAGAAGTGGGAGACCGTCTGAAGAAGAATCTGCTCGAGCACAAGATTTCCTTCCCCATGATCGACGACATGGACTACATCCTTGACCTCTACCAGCCGATTCCGCACTGGGTGGAAACTTCAGAGTTCCGGGCACCGGCCGAAGGTTATGACCTTTGGGCCATTAACTGGAAAACTCCCTATATTGCCAACGATGCCGGCAACCTTACGGGCAACCCCTGGCTTGCTGAGGTTTACGCGAAGGATCCGTGGGAGTCGGTGATCCTGCTCAATCCGGCGACGGCATCGAGGAAGAAATTGAAGGACGGAGAGACCGTGGTGGTGGAGTCGAGGTATGGCAGAATTGAAGGCCGGCTCAAAGTTTCGGAACTGTTCCATCCTGACACTGTCGGCATAGGTGGCAGTTATGGTCTCGGCACGTGTCAGTCGAACCCGTTGAACTGCCTGGGGCCCAATTTCAACGCCCTCCTTTCTATCGACCCCAGGACCTTTGATGGGGTGAGTGCCGGCCAGGACACGGCGCCTGCGGTGAAGGTATACAGGAAGGAGGGGCGCCGGTGA
- a CDS encoding ABC transporter permease has product MHTIRRAILETRASGALLLLFLIVLWEILPRSGIVYARYFPPFSTVMAALFEGIRSTEILKQASISIYRAFCGYCLAILIGVTLGTLTGTIRWVSDLLEITIELLRPMPSVALVPIAILLFGTSNSYNISIITFGCTWPILVNTYEGAKSVDTQWIDTARIYGATRSELLRKVVVPAALPYIVSGLRISLATSIIIVTVTEMLASFKGLGFFIMDTYNGYRIPQMYSGIITIGLVGYALNRLFMIAEERFMAWHKGWTAKSV; this is encoded by the coding sequence GTGCACACCATCAGGAGAGCGATCCTTGAGACCCGCGCTTCCGGCGCTCTGCTTCTCTTATTCCTGATCGTACTTTGGGAGATTCTTCCCCGCTCCGGTATTGTGTACGCCCGCTATTTCCCCCCTTTTTCCACGGTGATGGCAGCCCTCTTTGAAGGAATTCGATCAACAGAGATACTCAAGCAGGCGAGCATCAGCATTTACAGAGCGTTTTGCGGATACTGTCTTGCGATCCTTATTGGTGTTACCCTGGGCACACTCACAGGAACCATTCGATGGGTTTCTGACTTGCTGGAGATCACCATCGAACTCTTGAGACCTATGCCCTCGGTTGCCTTGGTTCCCATTGCCATTCTCCTTTTCGGTACGTCCAACAGCTATAACATTTCGATCATCACCTTCGGCTGCACCTGGCCTATTCTTGTCAACACGTATGAGGGCGCGAAAAGTGTTGACACACAATGGATTGACACCGCAAGGATCTACGGGGCTACGCGCTCTGAACTGCTCAGGAAGGTGGTGGTGCCCGCTGCCCTGCCGTACATCGTGAGCGGCCTCAGGATAAGCCTCGCGACTTCGATCATCATAGTCACGGTCACGGAAATGCTCGCAAGCTTTAAGGGACTCGGCTTCTTTATCATGGACACGTATAACGGCTATCGCATTCCACAGATGTATTCCGGCATCATCACGATCGGGCTGGTTGGTTACGCTCTCAATCGTCTCTTTATGATTGCAGAGGAGAGATTTATGGCCTGGCATAAAGGGTGGACCGCAAAATCTGTATGA
- a CDS encoding amidohydrolase family protein, with protein MIIDVHRHFMPKELFERYGALGKPTWRYQDPVLEFTFYHKLYEIDQQLRDMDEAGIDIAVLNLAQWSLKGTEMCRLINDSIARVVREHPDRFIGCVHLPLEDTKASLEELKRGLDMELKAWAILSSFLDITLDDERMYPLYDEVSRLNLPIVMHASLLPKGAESAFTIGRTLARAYDISGAALRIMYKVFQGWPDLKFILPHMGGVLPMMKGRVMAFFEPPPELGFNLEYPEEIRPLPKTLNELEATGAIPYFDKLFSKLYFDTAGACGWMPAMQAAVNAYLPEQILFATDYPMEFHSGRDKKWFIDNINAMNIPAADKESIFNSNAKRLFGIT; from the coding sequence GTGATCATCGATGTCCATCGCCACTTCATGCCGAAGGAGCTTTTTGAGCGCTACGGAGCATTGGGCAAACCAACCTGGCGTTATCAGGACCCCGTTCTGGAGTTCACATTTTACCACAAGCTCTACGAGATCGACCAGCAGCTTCGGGATATGGATGAGGCGGGGATCGATATAGCGGTGCTCAACCTGGCGCAGTGGAGCTTGAAAGGTACTGAGATGTGCCGGCTAATCAATGACAGCATTGCGCGCGTTGTCAGGGAGCATCCGGACAGATTTATCGGCTGTGTGCATTTACCGCTTGAGGACACCAAGGCTTCATTAGAGGAACTGAAGCGCGGACTGGATATGGAGTTGAAAGCCTGGGCGATTCTCTCATCATTTCTGGACATCACCCTGGACGACGAGAGAATGTATCCCCTCTATGATGAAGTATCGCGCCTGAACCTGCCCATCGTCATGCACGCCTCGCTTCTGCCCAAGGGGGCCGAATCTGCCTTTACTATCGGACGCACCCTTGCAAGAGCCTACGACATTTCGGGAGCGGCGCTGCGCATCATGTACAAGGTCTTTCAAGGGTGGCCCGATCTGAAATTCATTCTTCCCCACATGGGGGGAGTATTACCCATGATGAAGGGGAGGGTCATGGCTTTTTTTGAACCACCACCCGAATTGGGATTCAACCTGGAATATCCGGAAGAGATTCGCCCGCTGCCTAAAACCTTGAACGAACTGGAGGCAACCGGTGCGATACCTTACTTTGATAAACTTTTTAGCAAGCTCTATTTTGACACGGCAGGTGCCTGCGGATGGATGCCGGCTATGCAGGCGGCAGTGAACGCCTATCTTCCGGAACAGATTTTGTTTGCTACTGACTATCCTATGGAATTCCACTCGGGTAGGGATAAGAAATGGTTCATCGACAACATCAACGCGATGAACATTCCCGCCGCTGACAAAGAGTCAATTTTCAACAGCAACGCCAAACGTTTGTTCGGCATAACTTAG
- a CDS encoding ABC transporter substrate-binding protein, with translation MGDEETVTRRSGMTRREFIQKTTIAGAALSIPALTRRASAAKKRDFILIGRVNPNSGALSSFGETTPWVDDRVLAEINKDGGIFIKEAGKKLPVRIKLMDSESDPTKAGDVASKLILQDEIDLMITLHTPDTVNPVDAMCERYQIPCISSNAPVESWLTGGPYKWSFHFFFSVPQIVDTFVAMWDSVADKTNKVVGGLWPNDPDGKTYAEMFTKRLNEKGYKVVDAGRFPNKTPDYTSFIDLWKKEKVEILTSIQPPPDFAAAWRQCFQQGFIPKMCTGGKPILFPSAVQAIGGNLPNGLTTCVWWSPYHPFKSSVAGYGSKALCDAWTEKTGRQWTQILGFTYATFEVAIDALKRAGTVDKDKVREAIAQTNLTTIVGPLKFNNQNYSKTPMVGGQWVKGKKWPWELEIVENNQYPEIKKTAKLIFPIPKS, from the coding sequence ATGGGAGACGAGGAGACAGTCACCAGGCGGTCAGGTATGACGCGGAGAGAATTTATTCAGAAAACGACCATCGCAGGAGCGGCTTTGAGCATCCCAGCGCTCACTCGACGTGCCTCTGCTGCGAAGAAAAGGGATTTCATATTGATAGGGAGGGTCAACCCGAACTCGGGTGCTCTTTCCTCCTTCGGCGAGACAACGCCGTGGGTTGATGATCGCGTACTCGCGGAAATCAACAAGGACGGCGGGATTTTTATCAAGGAGGCGGGAAAGAAGCTGCCCGTTCGCATCAAGCTGATGGATTCGGAGAGTGATCCTACCAAGGCTGGCGACGTGGCCTCCAAATTGATCCTCCAGGATGAGATCGACCTCATGATCACACTGCACACGCCTGACACGGTCAACCCGGTAGATGCCATGTGCGAGCGCTATCAGATTCCGTGCATCTCTTCGAATGCGCCTGTTGAGTCGTGGCTCACGGGTGGCCCGTATAAATGGAGCTTCCATTTCTTCTTCTCCGTGCCGCAGATCGTGGACACCTTTGTTGCCATGTGGGACAGTGTTGCCGATAAGACAAACAAAGTCGTGGGCGGGCTGTGGCCGAACGATCCTGACGGCAAGACCTATGCGGAGATGTTTACCAAGCGATTGAATGAGAAAGGCTACAAGGTGGTGGATGCCGGCAGGTTCCCCAATAAGACACCGGACTATACTTCCTTCATTGATCTCTGGAAAAAAGAGAAAGTCGAGATACTGACCAGCATTCAGCCTCCGCCTGATTTTGCGGCAGCGTGGCGTCAGTGCTTTCAGCAAGGATTTATCCCGAAAATGTGTACGGGCGGGAAGCCCATTCTCTTCCCGTCTGCGGTCCAGGCCATCGGAGGGAACCTGCCCAATGGACTCACCACCTGCGTTTGGTGGAGTCCCTATCATCCTTTCAAGTCATCCGTGGCCGGGTACGGCTCCAAAGCTCTCTGCGATGCCTGGACGGAGAAGACCGGAAGGCAATGGACCCAGATACTTGGCTTCACCTATGCCACGTTCGAAGTGGCCATAGATGCCCTGAAGAGAGCCGGAACCGTTGACAAGGACAAGGTGAGGGAAGCTATTGCCCAGACAAATCTAACTACCATAGTCGGCCCTCTTAAGTTCAATAACCAGAATTATTCCAAAACACCGATGGTCGGTGGACAATGGGTAAAAGGAAAGAAATGGCCGTGGGAACTGGAGATCGTTGAAAACAACCAGTATCCCGAGATAAAGAAAACAGCCAAGCTTATTTTTCCCATACCGAAATCGTAG
- a CDS encoding ABC transporter ATP-binding protein, translating to MKSTTPLLRAEQVRRIYVRDGQEVPACANITFSVNKGEFVCIVGPSGCGKTTLLKCICHLLKPTDGKVFINERAIDRPPKEMILIFQDYSRSLFPWRTVLKNVLFVLEKKNMTRKERVDVARSALAAVYLSGFENHYPWELSGGMQQRVAIARGIAFNPDILLMDEPFASVDAQTRSDLEDAILEIWSKFSQTILLVTHDIEEAIYLADRVLVLSGRPSEIREEIQIDLGRPRNQLTTKEDKRFIEYRHHIYTLIREEGQKCERRDVCQEE from the coding sequence ATGAAAAGCACGACCCCCCTACTTCGTGCGGAACAGGTGCGTAGAATCTATGTGAGGGATGGGCAAGAAGTTCCTGCCTGCGCTAACATCACGTTTTCAGTTAATAAAGGGGAATTTGTCTGTATTGTCGGCCCTTCGGGATGCGGTAAAACGACACTGCTCAAGTGCATCTGTCACCTCTTAAAACCGACTGATGGCAAAGTCTTTATCAATGAGAGAGCGATTGACCGACCGCCCAAAGAAATGATCCTGATTTTCCAGGATTACAGCCGTTCTCTATTTCCATGGCGCACCGTATTAAAAAATGTTCTTTTTGTGCTTGAAAAGAAAAACATGACCAGGAAAGAAAGAGTCGATGTCGCCAGGTCGGCCCTGGCCGCGGTATACCTGAGCGGATTCGAGAACCATTATCCCTGGGAACTCTCCGGAGGAATGCAACAAAGGGTTGCGATCGCCCGGGGGATAGCCTTTAACCCTGACATTCTGCTCATGGACGAACCTTTCGCATCTGTGGACGCCCAGACCCGCAGCGATCTGGAGGATGCAATCCTCGAAATCTGGAGCAAGTTTTCCCAGACCATTCTTCTCGTCACACACGATATCGAAGAGGCAATTTATCTGGCAGACAGAGTTCTCGTGCTGAGCGGGCGGCCTTCGGAAATCCGTGAAGAGATACAAATCGATTTGGGCCGGCCACGGAATCAGTTGACCACCAAAGAGGATAAACGATTCATCGAATATCGTCATCACATTTACACCTTGATACGGGAAGAAGGACAGAAATGTGAGCGTCGGGATGTATGTCAGGAGGAATGA
- a CDS encoding ABC transporter substrate-binding protein, with the protein MKKVSAMLVGIFLMFAFATADSGIAKELIPMKVSYIPIMDCQQLYVAWEKGYLEEEGLKVEGQTVQSGSMSQTLVESGSVDLGWTAVVPLSQAYVKGFDFVFIAPGSFVDSTNRKTVGIVVKKDSPIQSMKDLAGKKVAINALQSINHLGVLVLADFYGVDAKTMKFVEIPMPSQMPAIKEGAVDAAHAAEPFIAAAEAEGIIRMIVPGYYPPEVAERMMAASWFAKKASLEKNKDKLTRFLKAMNKATDFINKNPDQIPAIVAKYTKMDVNLLKKVVPPRFYTKVNKKEIQVSIDQCAKYGFIKNGFDAKEIVATNLMPLQ; encoded by the coding sequence ATGAAAAAAGTATCGGCAATGCTTGTGGGTATTTTTCTTATGTTTGCATTTGCTACAGCGGACTCCGGAATTGCCAAGGAACTCATTCCCATGAAGGTTTCCTACATTCCCATCATGGATTGCCAGCAGCTTTATGTTGCGTGGGAAAAGGGTTATCTCGAGGAGGAAGGACTCAAGGTGGAAGGGCAGACTGTCCAGTCCGGATCCATGAGCCAGACGCTCGTGGAGAGCGGGTCCGTGGATTTGGGTTGGACTGCAGTAGTCCCTCTTTCACAGGCATACGTGAAGGGTTTTGATTTTGTCTTCATTGCACCCGGGTCTTTTGTGGACAGCACTAACCGGAAGACCGTCGGCATAGTTGTGAAGAAAGATTCCCCGATACAGTCCATGAAGGATCTGGCCGGCAAGAAGGTTGCCATCAATGCCCTCCAGTCCATAAACCATCTGGGCGTCCTCGTGCTTGCAGACTTCTACGGCGTTGATGCGAAGACAATGAAATTCGTTGAAATCCCTATGCCCAGCCAGATGCCAGCCATCAAGGAAGGCGCAGTGGACGCTGCCCACGCTGCCGAGCCCTTCATAGCAGCCGCAGAGGCCGAAGGCATAATACGGATGATTGTACCGGGATACTATCCTCCTGAAGTTGCTGAACGCATGATGGCTGCGAGCTGGTTTGCCAAGAAAGCATCTCTTGAGAAGAACAAGGACAAGTTGACCAGATTTCTCAAGGCCATGAACAAGGCAACGGATTTTATCAACAAGAACCCTGATCAGATACCCGCCATAGTAGCAAAATATACAAAAATGGACGTGAACCTTTTGAAAAAGGTGGTACCGCCGAGATTCTATACCAAGGTCAACAAAAAAGAGATCCAGGTATCGATTGACCAGTGCGCCAAATACGGCTTCATCAAAAATGGATTCGACGCGAAAGAGATTGTTGCGACTAATTTGATGCCCCTGCAATAG
- a CDS encoding ABC transporter permease: MREFFSTKIKGVCFLLCLALLWEIVSRNKLISPLYFPPISKDLVTFYQLMLDGTLPFELIRSLGRIFAGFFLAVVLMVPLGIVMGLFRPVCNLFEPLTELLRPLPPPAIIPVVMLFVGIGETMKIIVIGFACSFPILINTMDGVRSVEPTLVDTAKTFGRSRYEIIRQVILPASLHQIFTGWRVALPIALIVDIIAEMVGAVNGIGRFILLMQRRFDIPEMYAGIFLVAIVGYALNALLRYLNKTLIGWHKAKFEAIT, from the coding sequence ATGAGAGAATTTTTTTCGACGAAGATCAAAGGAGTATGCTTTCTCCTCTGCCTTGCGCTTCTCTGGGAGATTGTATCGAGAAACAAGCTCATCTCGCCTCTCTATTTCCCTCCCATATCCAAGGACCTGGTAACGTTCTATCAACTGATGCTGGACGGTACATTACCCTTTGAATTGATTCGGAGCCTTGGCAGGATCTTCGCCGGGTTTTTTCTTGCCGTTGTCCTGATGGTACCCCTGGGAATCGTCATGGGACTCTTCAGGCCGGTGTGCAATCTGTTTGAACCGCTTACCGAATTACTGAGGCCATTGCCGCCTCCGGCAATCATTCCTGTGGTGATGCTTTTTGTGGGTATCGGAGAGACCATGAAGATCATCGTGATCGGGTTTGCCTGCTCTTTTCCGATCCTCATCAACACAATGGACGGAGTCAGGAGTGTTGAACCCACGCTCGTTGATACTGCAAAGACATTCGGAAGAAGCCGCTACGAGATCATCCGACAGGTGATTCTGCCTGCGTCTCTGCACCAGATTTTCACAGGGTGGAGAGTCGCCTTGCCTATCGCGTTGATTGTGGATATTATTGCTGAGATGGTGGGAGCCGTCAATGGGATCGGTCGATTTATCTTGCTTATGCAGCGCAGGTTTGATATTCCAGAGATGTACGCAGGCATCTTTCTCGTTGCAATTGTCGGCTATGCACTCAATGCGCTGCTCCGTTACCTGAACAAGACCCTGATAGGTTGGCATAAAGCAAAGTTTGAAGCCATAACGTGA
- a CDS encoding tripartite tricarboxylate transporter substrate binding protein translates to MRRPSLLIVTIAVASLLCVPWPINAQTYPAHPIQLIVPMAPGDTVDLAGRAIATELAKILKNPVIVNNKPGGGSTVGADFVVKGKKDGYTLLFANSNIYYAHAMNPADVPYNPLTDLDPLCLAVSTPLTVAVNTDAPWKTFQELVTYMKSNPGKVRASSTGVGGVGHFNLEVIMNETGAQINMIPYKGASPAMTALMGGHVEMSVLSLSLIHPQLQAGKLRALLISKKTPEFPNIPTMKQLGYKNDMSSVLFAFYAPMGTPESVKKTLASPLEKAIKAPEVVKAMEQLGAVEDYVPGPEYKKMMTSEYEMVKKLLKGAGSAAATK, encoded by the coding sequence ATGAGGAGACCGAGTTTGTTAATCGTGACAATCGCAGTAGCTTCACTTCTTTGTGTACCATGGCCGATAAACGCGCAGACGTATCCCGCGCACCCCATTCAGCTCATCGTGCCTATGGCTCCCGGCGATACGGTTGATCTTGCCGGCAGGGCCATCGCCACTGAACTGGCGAAGATCCTCAAGAATCCCGTGATTGTCAATAACAAACCGGGCGGCGGATCAACAGTAGGCGCCGATTTTGTAGTCAAGGGCAAGAAGGATGGCTACACCCTGCTCTTTGCGAATTCGAATATCTACTACGCACACGCCATGAACCCTGCTGATGTTCCCTACAACCCTTTGACAGACCTGGACCCCCTCTGCCTTGCCGTGTCTACGCCATTGACCGTCGCAGTCAACACAGACGCCCCATGGAAAACTTTCCAGGAACTCGTTACGTACATGAAGAGCAACCCGGGGAAGGTCCGCGCGAGCTCCACCGGTGTGGGTGGAGTCGGCCACTTTAATCTCGAAGTCATCATGAATGAAACCGGGGCGCAGATCAACATGATCCCCTACAAGGGGGCCTCGCCCGCAATGACTGCGCTCATGGGAGGACACGTAGAAATGTCAGTGCTCTCGTTGAGCCTCATTCACCCACAACTGCAGGCGGGCAAACTGCGGGCGCTTCTGATCTCCAAGAAGACGCCTGAGTTTCCCAATATCCCGACCATGAAGCAACTCGGCTACAAGAACGACATGTCTTCGGTACTCTTTGCCTTTTACGCTCCCATGGGCACACCCGAGTCAGTCAAAAAGACACTGGCCTCTCCTCTGGAAAAAGCCATTAAAGCCCCTGAGGTGGTCAAGGCAATGGAGCAGCTGGGAGCGGTCGAAGATTACGTGCCGGGCCCTGAGTACAAGAAGATGATGACAAGTGAGTACGAGATGGTGAAGAAGCTACTCAAGGGTGCGGGGTCAGCTGCTGCGACAAAGTGA